One part of the Oncorhynchus gorbuscha isolate QuinsamMale2020 ecotype Even-year unplaced genomic scaffold, OgorEven_v1.0 Un_scaffold_7683, whole genome shotgun sequence genome encodes these proteins:
- the LOC124029785 gene encoding sprouty-related, EVH1 domain-containing protein 2-like, with the protein PLPRIPRHVTFQDDEEIVRINPLERSWELPSESSSRSELHMDQLERSWLTGYEDYRHATVRHKYIRPPDDSESYVHFAKSESHKHHYSYPLVSTPVDSSDPKPTFRPLPKRHHYAGLGSQHRRPREQGFGGGVVSTQPQPLLPGSSDGQDKKSEEGGVGERLQCQYCGETFYGGNNRRGRCQDAPDPIRACVRRVSCMWLADTLLYHCMSDPEGDYSDPCSCEGGGEGRLGTRWAALLGLSLVAPCLCLYPPLHACHRAGVACGSCGGRHEASMT; encoded by the coding sequence cCTCTGCCCCGCATCCCTCGCCACGTCACCTTCCAGGACGACGAGGAGATCGTCAGGATCAACCCTCTGGAACGTTCCTGGGAGCTCCCCTCGGAATCCTCCTCCCGCTCGGAACTCCACATGGACCAACTAGAACGCTCCTGGCTCACGGGCTATGAGGACTACCGCCACGCCACCGTGCGCCACAAATACATCCGCCCGCCAGACGACTCTGAGTCCTATGTCCACTTCGCTAAGAGCGAGTCACACAAACACCACTATAGTTATCCCCTGGTATCCACACCGGTAGATTCCTCCGACCCCAAACCTACCTTCAGACCTTTACCCAAGAGGCACCACTACGCCGGCTTGGGTTCGCAACACCGCCGTCCCAGGGAACAGGGCTTCGGTGGGGGCGTGGTCTCtacccagccccagcccctcctccCTGGCTCGTCTGATGGACAGGACAAGAAGTCTGAGGAGGGCGGTGTTGGCGAGCGCCTGCAGTGCCAATACTGCGGCGAAACGTTCTACGGTGGGAACAACCGCCGGGGGCGCTGCCAGGACGCGCCGGACCCGATCAGGGCGTGCGTCCGGAGGGTCAGCTGCATGTGGCTGGCCGACACACTGCTGTACCACTGCATGTCTGACCCGGAGGGGGACTACTCAGACCCCTGCTCCTGTGAGGGGGGTGGCGAGGGGAGGCTGGGCACGCGATGGGCAGCTCTGCTGGGGTTGTCCCTAGTGGCGCcgtgtctctgtctgtacccGCCCCTTCACGCCTGCCACCGGGCCGGGGTGGCGTGCGGGAGCTGCGGGGGCAGGCATGAAGCCTCAATGACATAA